The Mycobacteriales bacterium DNA segment GATGGAGCCGTCCGGAGCCTCCTGATCCCATGAGCCGGGCTCGCGGCCGTGCGCGACGTAACCGAGCCGCTCATACAGAGCGCGCGGCCGCGGGTAGTTTTCGTCCACGCCCAACTCAGCCCGGTTCAGACCGCGGGCACGGATCCGCTGCTCCGCAGCCTGAACGAGGATCGTGCCGATCCCGCACGACCGCAGCGACTCGTGCACCGACAGCTGCCACAGCGTCCCGGCGCCGGAGGTCAACGTGTAGTCGACCCCACCCAACGCGACCGGCAGTCCGGACGGTGGGCAGACCGCGAGATAGTCGACCTCACCGGTCCCGGCGCGTTCCAGTGATCTGGCGACGCCGGATCCGGCCCAGGCACACGCCGGCAGATCCGGCACGGTCAGATCTCGAACCGTCAGCGGTAATACGACCTCGGGCATGTGCGTCACCTCTCAGGAGCTGGTTCACGCCATCGCTAACCCGGGCCGTTGGGGTACGCGAGATCGTAGGCGCGAGAGAGCTTCTTGGGGACGACCATGCGCCAAGCGTCGACGACGAGCTCGCGGGCCTCGGTGGGTTCCAGTGACTCAAGATCTGAGTCGACCCAGTTGAAGCGCAGATCCGACGCCGATGGCATCTGGAACTTGCGTGGATCGCCCGCGACGAACGCCGCCCGCTCCTCCTTCGGGAAGGCGAAACCCATCACCTTCTCGTCGAGGGAGAACGCCACGTAGACGATCTGACCGACGCGGAACTTCAACCTCCCGTGAACGTACGCGTGGTAGGAGCGCTCCAACTCTGCGCCCAGCGCTCGAACGTCCTCGATCACCGCCATGTTCAGAGTCCACAGAACTCCCTGGGCTTCCGTCAACGTCGTATCCGGCTGAGCGGCAGGACACGCACGGGGGACCCCCTCGTGGCCGTCATCCCGTCCTCAACACGGGACGGGATCTCTCCTACTTGACATAATGCTCATTATCGGCGTTGGAGATAACGGTGGTTGCAGCCTATGAACCGTGGGGCTCCCGCTTGGCGCGCTCGGCGACCGGGATGCCTCGACCCGCGTCGCCCGGCCCCGCGATCATGGCCGTGAGAGTGCCGTCCGCACAATGTCGTCCGCGACTTCGTCGATGGGCCTTGTCGCATCGATGACGATCGATCCGATGCGCTTAGCGTCTTCCACGACGTCGGTATTCAGCTCGAGCTGCTCAGCGAGTTCTTCCGGGCTCTGCCCAAAGCAATTGTTGGTTCGAGAGAGAAGTCTTTCTCGCATCGTGTCGTTATCGACACGCAACGTGAATCGTTTGGCAAATAAATCTCGGAAATCATCCTGGTTCATTGCTCCGCCACAGATGAATACGGACGCGTCACGAGACGCCAGGGCAAAAGCCCGTAGCTTTTGGCTGTCCCACATCCAGTTCGCTCGAGTCTCGACCTCGGTCGGCAAGCCGGTCACCGGGTCGGCAAAGTAGGCGAACATTGCGTCTGAGTCGACGGCACGGTAGCCCTGCCGCGTCAGTTCTGCGGCGAGTGTCGTCTTACCGGTCCCCGAAAGGCCGTCGATCTGCACCATCACTACGCGGACGATAGAGCAGGAGCCTGCACTCCCCCGGA contains these protein-coding regions:
- a CDS encoding AAA family ATPase; translation: MVQIDGLSGTGKTTLAAELTRQGYRAVDSDAMFAYFADPVTGLPTEVETRANWMWDSQKLRAFALASRDASVFICGGAMNQDDFRDLFAKRFTLRVDNDTMRERLLSRTNNCFGQSPEELAEQLELNTDVVEDAKRIGSIVIDATRPIDEVADDIVRTALSRP
- a CDS encoding GNAT family N-acetyltransferase is translated as MPEVVLPLTVRDLTVPDLPACAWAGSGVARSLERAGTGEVDYLAVCPPSGLPVALGGVDYTLTSGAGTLWQLSVHESLRSCGIGTILVQAAEQRIRARGLNRAELGVDENYPRPRALYERLGYVAHGREPGSWDQEAPDGSITRYETMITLMHKPLP